The Pyrenophora tritici-repentis strain M4 chromosome 2, whole genome shotgun sequence genome window below encodes:
- a CDS encoding MesJ, ATPase PP-loop superfamily implicated in cell cycle control: MAPASCALCNVNRALILRPKDHSKLCKTCFISVFETEIHHTITTNALFQRGEKVAIGASGGKDSTVLASVLKTLNERYDYGLDLILLSIDEGIKGYRDDSLETVKRNAEQYGMELTILGYDELYGWTMDQVVEQVGKKGNCTYCGVFRRQALDRGAARLGVRHVVTGHNADDVAETVLMNLLRGDLPRLSRTTSIVTSTPSASANPASNTNIKRSKPLKYAYEKEIVLYAHHKNLDYFSTECIYSPEAFRGSARALIKNLERVRPSAILDVVRSGEDMAKLVPGSDQACGGMCSSSIPAAEEEEGGCGSAQGRSTGGDMASVEARLRQNEAAADSNLETEITAKSVSNKQHLRRQSDAVSLANGNKPKKGFTPKKTSKQVMGQCKRCGYLSSQDICKACVLLEGLNKSRPKNKIEVGYEVQDVSLNSLRDELEATTVGGK; the protein is encoded by the exons atgGCACCTGCATCCTGCGCCCTATGCAACGTGAATCGTGCCCTGATCCTGAGGCCAAAGGATCACTCCAAGCTGTGCAAGACATGCTTCATTTCCGTTTTCGAGACGGAGATCCACCACACCATCACCACCAATGCCCTTTTCCAGCGGGGTGAAAAAGTTGCAATCGGCGCATCGGGCGGCAAAGACAGTACTGTGCTCGCCTCTGTGCTCAAGACACTCAACGAGCGCTACGACTACGGACTTGATCTTATCCTGCTATCAATCGACGAGGGAATCAAAGGCTACCGTGACGACAGCCTGGAGACTGTCAAGAGGAATGCGGAGCAATATGGCATGGAACTAACCATATTGGGATACGATGAGCTATACGGATGGACTATGGACCAGGTCGTGGAGCAGGTGGGCAAAAAGGGAAATTGCACCTACTGCGGTGTCTTCAGACGGCAGGCGCTTGATCGCGGGGCTGCAAGACTTGGGGTGAGGCACGTGGTCACCGGGCATAACGCCGACGATGTTGCTGAGACTGTATTGATGAACT TACTGAGGGGCGACCTACCCCGTTTATCGCGCACAACTTCGATAGTCACGTCCACACCCTCTGCATCTGCAAATCCTGCGTCCAACACAAACATCAAGCGTAGCAAGCCCCTGAAGTACGCATACGAAAAGGAGATTGTGCTGTATGCGCACCACAAGAACCTCGACTACTTCAGTACTGAATGCATATACTCTCCCGAGGCTTTTCGCGGCAGCGCGCGGGCTCTGATAAAGAATCTTGAGCGTGTTCGACCAAGCGCTATCCTAGATGTAGTAAGGAGTGGTGAAGACATGGCCAAATTGGTGCCTGGCAGCGACCAAGCATGTGGGGGCATGTGCTCGAGCAGCATACCCGCCGccgaagaggaagagggcGGGTGCGGAAGCGCTCAGGGACGCAGCACAGGCGGCGACATGGCCAGTGTTGAGGCACGGCTCAGGCAGAACGAAGCTGCTGCCGACAGCAACCTCGAGACCGAAATCACAGCAAAAAGTGTCAGCAACAAACAACACCTACGTCGCCAGAGCGACGCGGTATCGCTGGCGAACGGAAACAAGCCAAAGAAAGGCTTCACCCCAAAGAAGACGAGCAAGCAGGTAATGGGCCAGTGCAAGAGGTGTGGCTACCTTTCTAGCCAAGACATTTGCAAAGCCTGTGTTCTTCTTGAGGGGTTAAACAAGTCGCGACCGAAGAACAAGATTGAAGTCGGATACGAAGTTCAAGACGTAAGTCTGAACAGCCTTCGTGACGAGCTCGAGGCGACGACCGTTGGGGGAAAATGA
- a CDS encoding Alpha-glucosidase, family 31 glycosyl hydrolase, whose protein sequence is MFNRLLLGLTACSSLIAAIPISQDATEVSKFIAARAPVDNCTGYSASNVVMTDSSLTADLTLAGAACNLYSEDIKDLKLVVEYQTNERLHVKIYDAAEQVFQVQEEVFPRPKNEKGASGNSALLFGINENPFSFAVKRKDNDEVLFDTSATPLVFEKQYVRLRTKLPDNPNIYGLGEHSDSFRFATDNYERVLLNAESPNIPNNANLYGTHPIYFDHRGDKGTHGVFLLNSSPMQINVKKADAGYNYLEYNTIGGIIDLYFMAGSKPADVSRQYADIAGYSAMYPYWTFGFHQCKYGYWDVNMVAEVVGNYSTAGIPLEVMWTDIDYMNLREDFTTDPDRFPMTKMHELTTTLHSRDQRYILILDPGVHAVSNYDTYQKGHEMDVFLKAADGSDMLGVQWPGAVAWPDWFAPNTEKWWTDQFKTIFNADSGIDIDGVWVDMNEASNFCQDVTTCNPRQKAIDDGIPPKPANAPRPNTGRPIPGFPADFQPGSSKAKKSLAARQTTGNMKGFPDREWFSPAYHVNSHLGDVSRQTIPLNTTNYDGSWQYDTHNLYGDMMAATTRESMLARRPELRPFVLTRSTFAGAGRKVAHWFGDNFSDWEDYRTTIRQMLAFVAMHQMPMVGSDVCGFNGNADQYMCARWAMLGAFQPFYRNHAELSTIQQEFYQWPIVTAAAKKAIDTRYKLLDYIYTGLYYQTQDGTPMINPLFFLYPTDANTFANQEQWFYGDALLISPIMADYSDTVTFYMPKDTFYDYWTFAKMDGQGQNVTVSNLTYTDIPVHIRGGTIIPQRVNSANTTKALRKEDFSILVAPGADGKASGRLYLDDGESLKQASTSEVSFSFDKGKFSASGNFGYGGADGESITVANVVVLGQDKGGAKGEFDAGKGTVTVKGPFKMTGEFGFQL, encoded by the exons ATGTTCAACCGTCTATTGCTCGGGCTCACTGCCTGCTCGAGCCTTATCGCGGCTATTCCTATATCGCAAGATGCCACAGAGGTTTCCAAGTTCATTGCTGCTCGGGCCCCGGTCGACAACTGCACGGGCTACTCCGCCTCGAATGTTGTGATGACAGACTCCAGCCTCACCGCCGACCTTACTCTCGCAGGCGCAGCGTGCAACTTGTACAGTGAGGATATCAAAGACTTGAAGTTGGTCGTCGAGTACCAGACTA ACGAGCGCCTTCACGTGAAGATCTATGACGCTGCTGAGCAGGTCTTCCAAGTCCAGGAAGAAGTCTTTCCCCGCCCCAAGAACGAGAAAGGAGCCTCCGGAAACTCGGCTCTTCTATTCGGTATCAATGAGAACCCGTTCTCTTTTGCGGTAAAGCGCAAGGATAACGACGAGGTCCTTTTCGACACCAGTGCCACTCCCTTGGTCTTCGAGAAGCAGTACGTGCGGCTCCGCACTAAGCTTCCCGACAACCCAAACATCTATGGACTTGGTGAACACAGCGACTCTTTCCGATTTGCCACCGACAATTATGAGCGTGTGTTGCTGAATGCGGAGTCGCCAAACATTCCTAACAACGCCAATCTCTACGGAACTCACCCCATTTACTTTGATCACCGTGGCGACAAGGGTACACATGGCGTCTTTCTACTCAATTCGAGCCCAATGCAGATCAATGTCAAGAAGGCCGACGCTGGCTACAATTATCTGGAATACAACACTATCGGTGGCATCATCGATCTGTACTTCATGGCTGGTAGCAAGCCCGCCGATGTCTCCAGGCAATATGCAGACATTGCCGGTTACTCAGCAATGTACCCATACTGGACCTTTGGCTTCCACCAATGCAAGTACGGGTACTGGGACGTTAACATGGTCGCTGAGGTTGTTGGTAACTATTCGACTGCTGGAATTCCCCTCGAGGTCATGTGGACCGACATTGACTACATGAACCTTCGTGAAGATTTCACTACCGATCCTGACCGCTTTCCAATGACAAAGATGCACGAGTTGACCACGACTCTGCATTCCCGCGATCAGCGGTACATTTTGATTCTCGACCCTGGTGTCCATGCTGTAAGCAACTACGACACCTACCAGAAGGGTCATGAGATGGACGTGTTCTTGAAGGCAGCCGACGGTAGCGACATGCTCGGTGTCCAATGGCCCGGTGCTGTAGCTTGGCCAGATTGGTTTGCGCCTAACACTGAGAAGTGGTGGACCGACCAGTTCAAGACCATCTTCAACGCCGACTCCGGTATTGACATTGACGGTGTTTGGGTCGATATGAACGAAGCCTCGAATTTCTGTCAAGATGTGACGACATGCAATCCCCGCCAGAAGGCCATCGACGATGGTATCCCGCCCAAGCCCGCGAATGCACCGCGTCCTAACACTGGCCGTCCGATCCCTGGCTTTCCCGCCGATTTCCAACCTGGCAGTTCCAAAGCAAAGAAGTCGCTGGCTGCTCGTCAGACGACTGGAAACATGAAGGGTTTCCCCGACCGTGAATGGTTCTCACCTGCATACCACGTCAACAGCCACTTGGGTGACGTATCTCGCCAAACCATTCCCTTGAACACTACAAACTACGATGGTAGCTGGCAATACGACACGCACAACCTGTACGGTGACATGATGGCGGCGACAACCCGTGAATCAATGCTTGCCCGCCGTCCCGAACTCCGCCCCTTTGTACTGACGCGATCCACCTTTGCTGGTGCCGGCCGCAAGGTAGCCCACTGGTTTGGCGACAACTTCTCCGACTGGGAGGACTACCGCACCACGATCCGGCAGATGCTGGCTTTCGTAGCCATGCACCAGATGCCCATGGTCGGCTCGGATGTTTGCGGCTTCAACGGAAACGCAGACCAGTACATGTGTGCTCGATGGGCGATGCTCGGGGCTTTCCAGCCCTTCTACCGTAACCACGCCGAGCTGAGCACCATCCAACAAGAGTTCTACCAGTGGCCCATTGTCACGGCCGCGGCGAAAAAGGCAATCGACACGCGCTACAAGCTCCTGGATTACATCTACACGGGTCTATACTACCAAACTCAAGACGGCACCCCGATGATCAACcccctcttcttcctgtaTCCCACGGATGCCAACACGTTCGCCAACCAAGAGCAGTGGTTCTACGGCGATGCGCTCCTCATCTCGCCCATCATGGCAGATTACTCCGACACGGTGACCTTCTACATGCCCAAGGACACCTTCTACGACTACTGGACGTTTGCCAAGATGGACGGCCAGGGCCAAAACGTCACCGTTAGCAATCTGACCTACACGGATATTCCCGTGCACATCCGCGGCGGCACCATCATCCCCCAGCGTGTCAACAGCGCCAATACTACAAAGGCGCTGCGTAAGGAGGACTTTAGCATTCTTGTTGCGCCTGGTGCGGATGGGAAAGCGTCGGGACGGTTGTACCTTGATGACGGCGAGAGCTTGAAGCAGGCGTCCACGAGCGAGGTATCGTTTTCGTTTGACAAGGGCAAGTTTAGTGCAAGTGGCAACTTTGGCTATGGCGGTGCGGACGGGGAGAGCATCACTGTTGCCAATGTTGTTGTCTTGGGTCAGGACAAGGGTGGTGCCAAGGGCGAGTTTGACGCGGGCAAGGGGACTGTTACGGTAAAGGGGCCGTTTAAGATGACGGGAGAGTTTGGGTTTCAGTTGTAG